tcttttatgaAAAGTTATTTTGACCACTGGGCAAGAAAAACTAGTACATGTTAATTGATCATGGCTCTCCAAAGGAAATGGTTTGAATAACAGGTAGTACATTCAAACGACGTCGTTAAAGCTCAAAcccaaaataaaagtaaaacccAGTTGCATCGTACCTTTCTCCCTCTCTTATCCAAAACTGTCTCAAGCTCCAATGGCTCTTCTTCGTCTCCCTCCCATTTCCCTCCAATATCTAGGTCACAAATCTGAACAAAAAACCCCTAATCCCGGAGTTTCGCTCACCAATTTCTCTCTCACATGGTCTACTCCTTCACTATCTCGTCTCCATCTAGCGAAACCCAGAAATCTTACCTCTTACTCCTTCGCTACTACCCAGGAGCCAATCCTCGAGCCTTCTTCTTCGGAAGAGATTTCCAAAACCAGATTGATTGCTCAAAACGTTCCTTGGACCTCTACACCCGAAGACATAAGGTCGCTGTTCGAGAAATCCGGCAGTGTCGTCGACGTTGAGGTCTCTCTTTCTCAATTCCTTCTTCTTTTCCAAACCTTgaaatcattattattattattctttttccTTTTGGATTGTGTAGATGTCTATGCACAAGAAGGAAAGGAATCGAGGTTTGGTTTTCATTGAAATGGCTTCTCCTGAAGAAGCTGCATCAGCTCTTCAAGCTCTCGAATCCTATGTAAGTAACAACAATTAGCATTCTCTTCGGACATGTTCTTCTAATTTGGCTGTGTTTCTCTATTAGGCTCTTCAAAAGGTTGTCTTTGTTGTTGCTTCTTGGTCCATTTCtatttctttgttcttttttcgTTTTCCCTTGAATCTTATGAACATTGCATCATCTTCCTCAATCTCTAAAACTGAGACAGAATCATTGATATAGTTCTCTAATTTGGTTGTGTTGTTTTTTATAGGAATATGAGGGTCGTCGTTTGAAGGTAGCCTATGCAAAggccaaaaagaagaaaacttaTGCTCCTCGTGAGAAGCCTACGCCGGTGCCTACGTTCAATTTGTTTGTTGCAAACTTGGCATTTGAAGCTAGGGCCAAGCATCTTAAGGAGTTCTTTGATGCTGACACTGGCAACGTTGTGTCCACTGAAGTTATATTCCATGAAAATCCAAGGAGGTCTAGTGGTTACGGGTTTGTCTCTttcaaaaccaagaaaatggCCGATGCAGCGCTCCTTGAGTTCCAAGGAAAGGTAATTCCAATCTACTACTCTACACGATAATCATTTAATTATTCTAAGATATAGTGTGTTTCTGATCACATTTGAGCTACTCCAAATCATAATGCATCCATTtgcttttaaaccattataatAAGCTTATCAGTTTGGCGATACCAAAGTCCAAGAAAGTattggttttgtttcttttaccaGTTGAGCTTAGGGACAATCAATGGTCCGAAGCCCCCGATATTTCTAGGCTTTAGACACTTTATGCATCACTGAGACAAATATAAAGGATGTGAGCCGTTATGTGGGCAGACACTTTAAAAGAATATGGCCATAATCCCAACATTGTAGAACTGAAAAGTTAATGGCTTGTTTCTAATCGTAATTATATAATGAGTTGATTGGCTTATTTAGAATGGAACTGAATGTGGGATATATTAACATATGCAGGATTTCATGGGAAGACCAATCCGATTAGCTCGTAGCAAACAGTTTGTGAAGTTGCATGCAAAAGAAGGGTTGCAGCCACCTGATGAAGAGGAACCATCTGAGTCTGAGATAATGACTGAAGAGGACGAAACTCCAGCTCCAGAAAACTGAGAAGGTGAAAAAAGCGTTGTTGGTATCATCAACTCTAAGCTCTGAATTGATCAGATCAGCATTATATAAATTTGTCTGTGTTGCAGGATTAGTGGTGGTTGGGTATCGGAATTGAAGAGAAAGCTTTCAACTTTTGACAAACAAGAGGAGCGGATACATTACAAGTACCAACCTTGAGTGAGTGGTGGAGAAGTAAGAAGTACAAGAACGATCTAGTTAGAACTGAAAACTACTAGCGACTGTCAAGAAAAAAAACCCATGTGGCTCTGAGAACTTGCTTTGCTAAGTTAACACAATTTTCTTCTTATTtgtcttttggttttgattgCATTTGTTACTATATTGAATGTATTTATTTGGTTCCCAAAGAGAGTCACTTATATTGTCAGTCTGTTGGGTAAGTGCAAACAAATATAGGACGTTTATGAACCGAATAACCACATTACTACTTCTGGTGCTAAAAATGTAGCTTTTACATAACTTCAAACATAAAAGAACCAATTTGTAGCATTCCCTTTTGAGGTATATGAtgaaataattaatagtattgattaaatAGGGCTAGATAAAAAAACCTGAATCTGAAGACCCAAACCGAATGATTAATTCAAGAAACCACTTTTGAGGTAGATTAGCTAGGGCTGGATATAAAACCCGACTCTGAAGAACGTAACCAAATTTGATCCAAAAAGTAGTACCGACCCCGAAAAGAAATTGGTTAAATATCTGAAAaggttcaaaattttgggtaTCTAGAGAACTGGAACTGAACCCGACCCGATCTgaagtatttcgggtacccgaatatatctgaaatagatttaaatacctaaatatatttattattttcagatttaatattatattaaatattcaaaatatataatatattttaacgttcaccaaaatacttgaaaatatatacaaataatcaaaagtaaatgtctaaaatagctaaacaatattcaaaacaccaaaaatacttaaaaatatctattgattctctatcaaaatattcaaatcaatccaatttatatgttaagtttaggtattttgacatacgccataaattattaaaatttatatgtaatatattatattgtttttggattttgaaaaatttaaagtacctaatgatttaaattttttaaaataatttaaatggggtAAAAACGCTCTCTTTCTATGGCGACGGCGATGGCGATCGTAATCTAGGGTATCTATGCAGTTTCAAGGATGGGATCCGGGTGGTTCGGGCTTGATTCGGCGATGGGAGAATCGTATTCAAGTGAACAAGATCAAGGAGATCTGTACGCGACGATGGTTTTGCGGAAATAAGGAAGCAATCGACTTGCTATGGGTTTATTGGATGAGAGAAATCTCGGGGAGAGATCCGATCTGGATATTATCAAGATTAATGGAATGGAAACGTGAAACGTCAATCAGTGAATCAATTTGAAGATCTGAGAGGTATGCCATTCGTTAATTTCAAAACGAGATTCCTCTTGATCGTATCAAAGGATTGGGATTTGATACGATTCGTTCTACCCGACGAAGGAACAATATGGTTACTGGTGTGGATTTATCATGGAGTTTTGGAAAGTATAGATAGGATTATGGATTCTCTTTGGTTGATTGAGTCCCGATGGTTGATTTTCTGGATTAATCACACAAGATTTGGAATAAATGATATGGGATATTGGGGTGATGCGATGGAATATGGAGTTAACTATAAAAGGAGAACTGTGGGTCATATGTTTATCACTACAATCTCATCTCTTTTATTCCAAAATACTAAGCATTTGGTCTTGCTTCTTTGGGTTCTTGTAAAAATGACTCAGGGTCAGCTTTTGGGGAAGACTGGTGAGGGCAACCGTAAGCGATTTAAAATCTCGGTACCTCACTTCGACAATTCGGAGTTGATCTAGAGCTACTCCAGGTGTCTAATTGGGCGCTGTATGAATCCGGATGCACAAGAACTCAAGTCTCTGCTTGTGATGCTACCGAAGATTTGGAATGTGGAGGAATCTGTTGTTGGAGTGTACTTGGGACAAGGCAAGTTTCAGTTTCACTTTGATAAAGAAGAGGATATTGTGGCCGTGTTGGAGAAGCAACCATTCCATTTTGATTATTGGATGATCTCACTAGCTCGATGGCAACCACGGATGACAAGAAGCTATCCCTCGGAAATTCCATTCTGGATCCAGGTCGTGGGGGTCCCAACTGAGTTCTGGTCTTCGTCCACCTTCCAAAGTATTGGTGATGCCATAGGAGAGACGACGGATGTGGATCTTGACTCCGGTAAGATTCGTGTGGTGATAGACGGGCTCAAGGAGTTATGTTTTGATACGACGGTGGACTTTAAGGGGGGTGAGTTTTATGAGGAAGAGGAGGCTTTGGTCACCCTAAAATACGACAAGTTGTTTGGTTTCTGTGAGATGTGATTCAGCCTGTGTCATCATCTGGACTATTGTCCTCTGAATCCAAACAAGCCAGAGAAGAAATCAATCATTAGGGAGGAAACTGCGAGTAGGAAAGAGGA
This genomic stretch from Brassica napus cultivar Da-Ae chromosome C9, Da-Ae, whole genome shotgun sequence harbors:
- the LOC106422136 gene encoding RNA-binding protein CP33, chloroplastic — encoded protein: MALLRLPPISLQYLGHKSEQKTPNPGVSLTNFSLTWSTPSLSRLHLAKPRNLTSYSFATTQEPILEPSSSEEISKTRLIAQNVPWTSTPEDIRSLFEKSGSVVDVEMSMHKKERNRGLVFIEMASPEEAASALQALESYEYEGRRLKVAYAKAKKKKTYAPREKPTPVPTFNLFVANLAFEARAKHLKEFFDADTGNVVSTEVIFHENPRRSSGYGFVSFKTKKMADAALLEFQGKDFMGRPIRLARSKQFVKLHAKEGLQPPDEEEPSESEIMTEEDETPAPEN